The following proteins come from a genomic window of Pirellula staleyi DSM 6068:
- a CDS encoding sulfatase, protein MTRMSLVVLFFSLLIAQHVTADDQNRSATEHPDVLFIAVDDMNDWIEPLGGHPNARTPNLNRLAKMGVTFTQAHCAAPACNPSRAAIMTGVRPSTSGVYHNDQPWRPALPDAITLPQLFWKHGYKVVGGGKIFHNAYNDNDSWQVWKKAGDFPEPKQVPNSGIANAAHFDWGPVDATDQQMGDHTTVDWAIQHLQAERQEPLFLACGLIRPHLPFYAPQKYFDQFPLDKIELPKILNTDLDDVPEAGKRMAKPEGDHRKVIEAGQHRAAVQAYLASIAYADYEIGRLLDALEKSPRGKNTIVVLWGDHGWHLGEKLHWRKFSLWEEATRSPLFIYVPGMTTPGARCARPVSLMDITPTLAELCHLKKLDTWEATSLVPLLKDGSAEWNTPALCTHGKNNHSLRSEQYRYIVYADGSEELYDHTSDPQEWKNLAADPKLASVKQSLRKYLPLINAPDAPKGKALPSNKPAGKKGKKAANIDMTK, encoded by the coding sequence ATGACGCGCATGTCTTTGGTCGTACTGTTTTTCTCGCTGCTCATCGCGCAGCATGTCACAGCCGACGATCAAAACCGATCTGCGACAGAGCATCCCGACGTACTCTTCATAGCCGTCGATGACATGAACGATTGGATCGAACCACTAGGCGGACATCCCAACGCCCGCACTCCCAATCTCAATCGACTCGCGAAAATGGGGGTCACATTCACGCAGGCGCACTGCGCTGCACCGGCCTGCAATCCGTCGCGTGCTGCGATCATGACCGGCGTTCGACCCAGCACTTCTGGTGTCTATCACAATGATCAGCCGTGGCGTCCAGCCCTCCCCGATGCGATCACGCTGCCACAGTTGTTCTGGAAGCATGGCTACAAAGTGGTCGGTGGCGGCAAGATTTTTCATAACGCCTACAACGACAACGATTCATGGCAAGTGTGGAAGAAGGCTGGTGATTTCCCCGAGCCGAAGCAAGTGCCGAACAGTGGCATCGCTAACGCTGCTCATTTCGACTGGGGTCCTGTCGATGCCACCGACCAGCAGATGGGAGACCACACCACGGTCGACTGGGCTATCCAGCACCTGCAAGCGGAACGCCAAGAGCCACTGTTTCTCGCGTGTGGACTGATTCGCCCTCATCTCCCCTTCTACGCGCCGCAAAAGTATTTCGATCAGTTCCCTCTCGACAAAATTGAGTTGCCCAAGATCCTCAACACCGATCTCGACGATGTTCCTGAAGCTGGAAAGCGGATGGCTAAACCCGAGGGGGATCATCGTAAAGTGATCGAGGCAGGTCAGCATCGCGCTGCTGTTCAAGCCTATCTGGCAAGCATTGCTTACGCCGACTACGAAATCGGACGCTTGCTCGACGCGCTCGAAAAATCACCGCGCGGCAAAAACACCATTGTGGTGCTCTGGGGCGATCACGGCTGGCATCTCGGCGAGAAACTTCACTGGCGCAAGTTCTCGTTGTGGGAAGAAGCGACCCGCTCGCCACTCTTCATCTACGTGCCTGGCATGACCACTCCCGGCGCACGTTGTGCTCGACCGGTTTCCCTGATGGACATCACCCCGACCCTGGCTGAACTTTGCCATCTGAAGAAACTCGACACCTGGGAAGCAACCAGCCTAGTGCCGCTGCTGAAAGATGGGAGTGCGGAGTGGAACACACCGGCCCTTTGTACGCATGGAAAAAACAACCACTCGCTACGTAGCGAGCAATATCGCTACATCGTTTATGCCGACGGAAGCGAGGAACTTTACGACCACACTTCCGATCCACAGGAGTGGAAAAACCTCGCAGCCGACCCCAAACTTGCCAGCGTGAAGCAATCGCTACGCAAGTATCTTCCCCTCATTAATGCGCCCGATGCTCCGAAGGGAAAAGCTCTTCCTAGCAACAAGCCAGCCGGCAAAAAAGGAAAGAAGGCCGCGAACATCGACATGACAAAATAG
- the csrA gene encoding carbon storage regulator CsrA, giving the protein MLVLSRKKDERIVINGNIVITVVEVKGDKVRIGIEAPHEVPVHRHEVFEALARAHREIANGATKPDLPPVSTTER; this is encoded by the coding sequence ATGCTGGTACTATCACGCAAAAAGGACGAACGGATTGTCATCAACGGCAATATCGTGATCACAGTGGTTGAAGTGAAGGGAGACAAGGTGCGCATTGGCATCGAAGCTCCTCACGAGGTTCCCGTACATCGGCACGAAGTGTTTGAAGCACTCGCTCGTGCCCATCGCGAGATAGCAAACGGTGCGACCAAGCCTGACTTGCCACCTGTTTCGACGACCGAACGATAA
- a CDS encoding phytanoyl-CoA dioxygenase family protein, with amino-acid sequence MTTDYSKLHELASDLFTLPKSAAEYEQFRLTDEQVDFYHREGYLSGIRLLSTEQVETLRHELAEFFSPEHEGRDLWYEYHTNESSNPDTVLFHALGAWRLRPAFHDILWNPAFTVAASQLLGGAVRFWHDQLFCKPAKHGGVVAWHQDYSYWTRTQPMAHLTCWIGLDDSRVDNGCLHYVPKSHLWPLLPITGLAGDMEAIQEVLSPEQWEQFQHPVAIELDAGCCSFHHPLLVHGSFENRTPRPRRATVINVMRDGVGSSSNDALLNGVPPVPAGTQVTGQFFPLLYDPQKN; translated from the coding sequence ATGACCACCGACTATTCCAAACTGCACGAGCTCGCAAGCGATCTGTTTACACTTCCAAAATCAGCGGCGGAGTATGAGCAATTCCGACTCACCGACGAGCAAGTCGACTTCTATCACCGCGAGGGATATCTCTCCGGTATTCGACTTTTGTCGACCGAGCAAGTGGAGACACTGCGGCATGAGCTCGCTGAGTTTTTCTCGCCCGAGCACGAGGGGCGTGATCTTTGGTACGAGTATCACACCAACGAGTCTTCGAATCCCGACACCGTGCTGTTTCACGCGCTCGGGGCATGGCGTCTTCGCCCTGCTTTTCACGATATTCTGTGGAACCCAGCCTTCACGGTGGCTGCTAGTCAATTGCTGGGAGGAGCCGTGCGGTTTTGGCACGATCAACTCTTTTGTAAGCCGGCCAAACATGGTGGCGTGGTTGCCTGGCATCAGGACTATTCGTACTGGACCCGGACACAGCCGATGGCCCATTTGACCTGCTGGATTGGTCTCGACGACAGCCGAGTGGATAACGGCTGTTTGCACTACGTTCCCAAGAGCCATCTTTGGCCTCTGCTACCTATCACCGGTCTCGCGGGAGATATGGAAGCGATTCAAGAGGTGCTTTCGCCCGAACAGTGGGAACAGTTTCAGCATCCTGTGGCGATTGAACTCGATGCCGGCTGTTGTTCGTTCCACCATCCGCTGCTGGTACACGGAAGCTTTGAGAATCGAACTCCTCGACCACGACGTGCAACGGTGATTAACGTGATGCGCGACGGTGTCGGCAGCAGTAGCAACGACGCCCTTCTCAATGGGGTCCCTCCGGTTCCGGCGGGGACTCAAGTGACTGGTCAGTTCTTCCCTTTGCTTTACGATCCGCAGAAAAACTAG
- a CDS encoding alpha/beta hydrolase has translation MRLFVLASLVAAICIVSTSAVAQDGAAPAPSKTELLWPAGAPGANGTEDKDKPTLIIYLPEASKATGCGVVVCPGGGYGGLAMGHEGHDIARWLNDHGIAAFICDYRHAGKGYKHPAPINDAHRAIRTVRARAKEFNVDEKKIGILGFSAGGHLTSTAATHFDSGNAESSDPIEKMSCRPDFVVLCYAVIALDQPYTHKGSQNNLLGPDAPAELVESLSNEKQVTSNTPPTFLWHTYEDTAVPPMNSVVFYKAMVENKVPGELHIYQKGRHGVGLARDIEGTKGWPETCLHWLKTSGFIK, from the coding sequence ATGCGTTTGTTCGTACTGGCCTCGCTCGTCGCTGCGATTTGCATCGTCAGCACTTCTGCAGTCGCTCAAGATGGGGCGGCACCTGCTCCTAGCAAAACCGAGCTACTTTGGCCGGCTGGTGCACCGGGAGCCAATGGAACGGAAGACAAAGATAAACCGACACTCATCATCTACCTGCCCGAAGCCAGCAAGGCGACTGGCTGTGGTGTCGTCGTTTGTCCGGGTGGTGGCTACGGCGGTCTTGCGATGGGGCATGAAGGTCACGATATCGCCCGCTGGCTGAACGATCATGGCATCGCCGCTTTCATTTGCGACTATCGTCACGCCGGAAAGGGGTACAAACACCCGGCTCCGATCAACGACGCTCATCGCGCCATTCGCACGGTTCGTGCTCGCGCGAAAGAGTTCAATGTCGATGAGAAGAAGATTGGCATCCTTGGTTTCTCAGCCGGGGGACATCTCACCTCAACAGCTGCGACTCACTTCGACTCGGGCAATGCCGAGTCGAGCGATCCGATTGAAAAAATGAGTTGCCGCCCCGATTTTGTAGTGCTCTGCTATGCCGTGATTGCCCTCGATCAGCCTTACACGCATAAGGGATCGCAGAACAACCTGCTCGGCCCCGATGCTCCCGCTGAACTTGTCGAATCGCTCTCGAATGAAAAGCAAGTTACCAGCAACACCCCACCGACCTTCCTGTGGCATACGTACGAAGACACCGCTGTTCCGCCGATGAACAGCGTGGTGTTCTATAAGGCAATGGTCGAGAACAAGGTTCCTGGCGAACTGCACATCTATCAAAAGGGGCGTCACGGAGTGGGGCTTGCTCGCGATATCGAGGGGACCAAGGGGTGGCCCGAAACGTGCCTCCATTGGCTGAAAACGAGCGGGTTTATCAAGTAA
- a CDS encoding TIGR00266 family protein, giving the protein MSTIACTSCGKQYALTPQIAGKQVCCTSCSAVFSVPQLADVAFQPEVIGPGKSRNADEIDYKIFGEEMQYVEVTLDPSEMVIAEAGGMMYMTSGIKMETVFGDPGQKQQGFFGKLMSAGKRMVTGESLFMTTFSNASTQREVVAFASPYPGRIIPMHLDQLGGELICQKDSFLCGARGIQIGIAFQKKIGVALFGGEGFIMQRLTGDGIVLMHAGGTLMERTLSAGETLRVDTGCLVALQPTVNYDIGFVGGIKNSLFGGEGLFLATLTGPGKIWLQSLPFSRLAGRIHAAGSGTSGKDEGSVLNSIGGIGNMFMGGGD; this is encoded by the coding sequence ATGTCGACTATCGCTTGCACATCTTGTGGCAAACAATATGCACTCACGCCGCAGATCGCGGGGAAGCAAGTGTGCTGCACAAGTTGCAGTGCTGTGTTTTCGGTTCCGCAACTTGCCGATGTGGCGTTTCAGCCTGAAGTGATCGGACCTGGAAAATCGCGAAACGCCGATGAAATCGACTACAAGATCTTCGGCGAAGAGATGCAGTATGTCGAAGTGACGCTGGACCCAAGCGAGATGGTGATCGCGGAAGCGGGCGGCATGATGTACATGACCAGCGGCATCAAGATGGAAACGGTGTTTGGCGATCCGGGCCAAAAACAGCAAGGCTTCTTTGGCAAGCTGATGAGCGCCGGCAAGCGGATGGTCACAGGCGAGTCGCTCTTCATGACGACGTTTTCCAACGCCTCTACGCAGCGCGAAGTGGTGGCATTTGCTTCGCCGTATCCGGGACGCATCATTCCGATGCATCTCGATCAACTCGGGGGAGAGTTGATTTGCCAGAAAGATTCGTTCCTCTGCGGTGCCCGAGGAATTCAGATCGGAATCGCATTTCAGAAGAAGATTGGTGTGGCCCTGTTTGGTGGTGAAGGCTTCATCATGCAGCGTCTGACCGGCGATGGAATCGTGCTGATGCACGCAGGTGGCACACTGATGGAACGTACGCTTTCCGCTGGCGAGACCTTGCGGGTCGATACCGGGTGCCTTGTGGCGCTGCAGCCGACCGTGAACTACGACATCGGGTTTGTGGGGGGGATCAAGAATTCGCTCTTCGGCGGCGAAGGGCTGTTCCTGGCCACGCTCACTGGTCCCGGAAAAATTTGGCTACAGTCGCTGCCCTTCTCGCGCTTGGCGGGACGTATTCATGCGGCAGGTAGTGGAACTAGTGGCAAGGACGAAGGTTCGGTCCTCAACAGCATCGGTGGCATCGGCAACATGTTTATGGGTGGTGGCGATTGA
- a CDS encoding threonine synthase has protein sequence MPRFVTHLEGAIDGERLDADKIASLHRDRPILVRYDLEAVRAAVTPDQLRARPWSMWRYRELLPYFDDADVVSLGESITPILPCPRLASDLGLDRLWIKDESQLPTGSFKSRGLAMAITMARRFGVQRVALPTAGNAGGAAAAYAARAGLECYVFMPEDTPIINQLECKLAGAKTFLVNGLINDCGKIVRQGQQTMGWFDLSTLKEPYRLEGKKTMGLELAEQCNWKLPDVIVYPTGGGTGLIGMWKAFQELAALGWISSEKFPRMVSVQSSGCAPIATAYDKNERFAELFPNAHTVASGLRVPVAVGDFLILDAVRQSGGTALAVAEETLLDWQRMAVRQEGIALCPESAACVAAVAQLTSSGWIGRSEDVVIFNTGAAQKYVEAMQAPLASLDISLPLDWEKIAKTT, from the coding sequence ATGCCCCGCTTTGTAACTCACCTCGAAGGCGCTATCGACGGCGAGCGCCTGGATGCCGACAAAATCGCTTCCCTGCATCGCGATCGCCCCATTTTAGTCCGTTACGATTTGGAAGCTGTTCGCGCCGCAGTCACGCCCGATCAACTTCGCGCGCGACCTTGGTCGATGTGGCGCTACCGCGAACTCTTGCCTTATTTCGACGATGCCGATGTCGTTTCTCTCGGCGAATCGATTACACCGATTCTTCCCTGCCCTCGACTCGCCAGCGATCTCGGGCTCGATCGCCTCTGGATCAAGGACGAATCGCAGCTCCCGACCGGGAGCTTCAAGAGCCGCGGCCTCGCGATGGCCATCACCATGGCGCGCCGGTTCGGCGTGCAGCGTGTGGCGCTGCCAACTGCTGGAAATGCCGGTGGAGCCGCTGCTGCGTACGCCGCTCGAGCCGGTCTCGAATGCTATGTCTTCATGCCCGAAGATACCCCGATCATCAACCAGCTCGAATGCAAACTGGCAGGGGCCAAAACCTTCCTGGTAAATGGGCTGATCAACGACTGCGGCAAGATCGTTCGCCAAGGTCAGCAGACGATGGGCTGGTTCGATCTCTCGACCCTCAAAGAACCGTATCGTCTCGAGGGCAAAAAGACGATGGGTCTCGAACTGGCCGAGCAGTGTAATTGGAAATTGCCCGACGTCATCGTTTATCCCACCGGAGGCGGCACGGGACTCATTGGGATGTGGAAAGCGTTTCAGGAGTTGGCCGCGCTGGGGTGGATCTCGAGCGAAAAGTTTCCGCGAATGGTGAGTGTGCAATCCTCGGGCTGTGCCCCCATCGCCACAGCCTACGACAAGAACGAGCGGTTTGCCGAACTGTTTCCCAACGCTCACACCGTTGCGAGTGGGCTGCGAGTTCCGGTGGCCGTGGGAGACTTTCTGATTCTCGACGCGGTCCGTCAAAGTGGCGGCACTGCGCTCGCAGTGGCCGAGGAAACACTCCTCGACTGGCAACGAATGGCCGTTCGACAAGAGGGTATCGCCCTTTGCCCCGAAAGTGCGGCCTGTGTCGCAGCCGTGGCGCAGCTCACCAGCAGCGGCTGGATTGGGCGGAGCGAAGATGTGGTGATCTTCAATACCGGCGCTGCCCAAAAGTATGTCGAAGCGATGCAAGCGCCCCTCGCATCACTCGACATCAGCTTACCCCTTGACTGGGAAAAGATTGCGAAGACCACTTAA